In Euwallacea fornicatus isolate EFF26 chromosome 23, ASM4011564v1, whole genome shotgun sequence, the DNA window CAATTGAGGCAGCTTGAACACCAGGTAGAGTCTATAGTGTTGTTTGGCTGTTATAGGGTTATGCAACAAACTGAGGGTTGTGAGCTTCTCTAAAGATGCCAAAGATTCCACGTCCCCAAGGTCCTCTATCTGGTTTCCAGTTAGAATCAGTGATTCTAAATTGGGAATGTATTCTTCAAGGTGATCTGCAATTCGACTAAAACACAAAGTTATTAACATTATTTCAAACTTATTTAGAGTCAGagagattaattttattctgcaGAAAAATTGGCATCTAATATAGTACAACTTCAATAATCTGGACCTGAATTAATCTGAATTGTTCAGTTATCTTGACTTGCTTTTCTGTACTTTATGCATTTTGTAATCTAAAATTTCACTGTTTTGGTAATCTGGatcttatttttgtttggattaaactttttaaaggtTGGCTAGTTACCCTAGAAATTTTACGTCCCCAAATATAATAGTCTACTTTTATGTTATCATAAtactcttttattttttatataaaatcttCAACTAtgcaaaaatacatacatatatatcaGACATAAAGTAAGTTTATTTTCTCTTGTACTGATTCTTTTTATAACCTGCACTGCTTACGATTTTATTGATCTGGACCATTAGAATTGTACTGTATTTTTAAAAGGTAATTAGCAACACTGTACTTACATTACTCTGTTATTATTCAACAAAAGACACTTTATTCTTTTCAAGTAGGGAAAACCATCAAGTTTTCGAATATCATTATCTGAAAAATCGATTGTATCAAATTGGTCCCCAGTTGCCCCCAGGTTTTCAATTTCTGGTATTCTATATCCTGTAAAACAGTTTTCAATGAAGCAATTGAATACATTACTTTACAGGAAGAAACAACTTAATATCTGCAAACTGACTTAATGTTTATTGGGagcaaaattgaatatttttaatgggaaaatcctatttttagctaaaataaaagaaaacttatATTGGTGTCTGAGGCTCAATTTTTGTGACAAAGTTAGGTAGAGAAAAACTATCATTATGTATactacaaacaaaattttttagttgtGTGTGTAGATCTTTTcctgtttgtttaaaaatattgtttttggtttttccatgtttattttattaaaaaaaatacacaggTTCAATTATGTAAGTTTCATATGTTATGCTTCTGATGCTCTATGCCATTTTGTAAATCCAGCTTTACACTGTTCGGATTAATTTAATGCTCAAAATGAACTTATGTTAATAATGTGTTGCTAACGATTTAACAGTAAGTGCCGCAATATAATTTACTTTATGGTGTCATTTTTTAGGAGTTTCACatgataaaacacaaaaaatatccGAAAATACATACCTCGAAGATCAAGTTCCCGATCTTTTACTGGGTTCATGTACTgcattgaattttgaattaattctGCTGTTAGCTTCACCATTTTGGTGGAATTTTTCACAAAGTATTATCTTGTAAAAGTTAAGAAAAcgataaaaactaataaaattaattaaaaatattggaaaattctCAACCAAAACCGCGAGTGAAAGGCAATTGAGGTTATATCACTGACTGTCAGTCGTTTGACACAAGCAACTCGTTAATTCTATATAGACAAGACTTGACTTTGTGCAACAGTGCATTGggaatgttaaataaaaaggtGTTTCATGAAAATTCATGCCTGCAAAGGTctttaaaagatattaaatatCGGTTTTTAATCAGAAATTCAGaacaaaaatgacaataattttagtttaaatccaaattaaattaaaatttgcgaaTCGCTCTACCGTGCGACATTGCAATCTAATATTTGGATCTTCGTAAACAGCAGAAGTAAAAACAAATGACTTAATGTTTGGCGTTACGATGGGACACGTTATATGATTCAAGTCGTccctttgaaatttacttctaacgtttggttaaaaaatacatataaaattaaaatatgaaataaatataatggCTGTGA includes these proteins:
- the U2A gene encoding U2 small nuclear ribonucleoprotein A', with the translated sequence MVKLTAELIQNSMQYMNPVKDRELDLRGYRIPEIENLGATGDQFDTIDFSDNDIRKLDGFPYLKRIKCLLLNNNRVIRIADHLEEYIPNLESLILTGNQIEDLGDVESLASLEKLTTLSLLHNPITAKQHYRLYLVFKLPQLKLLDFRKIKQKERDEAKTLFKSKRGKEIQKDIIKRSKTFIPGGNMHNLAKSRGLSDEEIKTIRDAINNANSLEEVERLQKILQSGQIPGNEQNGLANGSSMEVD